The Alphaproteobacteria bacterium genome includes a window with the following:
- the acpS gene encoding holo-ACP synthase, which translates to MIIGIGIDIIDIRRVERTLERFGDRFTQRCYTEVEQAKSDRRARRADSYAKRYAAKEACSKALGTGLRQGVYWRDMGVINLPSGQPTMTLTGGAADRLARLLPAGHRAEIALTITDEYPLAQAMVIISAVPEPDAGAAAQPG; encoded by the coding sequence ATGATCATCGGCATCGGCATCGACATCATCGACATCCGCCGGGTCGAGCGCACGCTGGAGCGCTTCGGCGACCGCTTCACCCAGCGCTGCTATACCGAGGTCGAGCAGGCCAAGTCGGACCGGCGGGCGCGGCGGGCCGACAGCTATGCCAAGCGCTATGCCGCCAAGGAGGCCTGTTCCAAGGCCCTGGGCACCGGCCTGCGCCAGGGCGTCTACTGGCGCGACATGGGCGTGATCAACCTGCCGTCGGGGCAACCGACCATGACGCTGACCGGCGGCGCGGCCGACCGGCTGGCCCGGTTGTTGCCCGCCGGCCACCGGGCCGAGATCGCGCTGACCATCACCGACGAATACCCGCTGGCCCAGGCCATGGTCATCATTTCCGCCGTTCCCGAACCCGACGCGGGGGCCGCGGCGCAGCCCGGATAA
- the lepB gene encoding signal peptidase I: protein MKAKRSGLGETIHTIIYAVLIALVVRTVAFEPFNIPSGSMKPTLLVGDYLFVSKYSYGYSRYSLPFSPDLFDGRILESTPEQGDVVVFKLPSDTSQDYIKRVIGLPGDRIQMIGGILHINGVPVQREEVGPVAAEDGNGVDRSVTEYIETLPNGVQHPIYEEGDNRPLDTTREFVVPEGHFFAMGDNRDNSLDSRANVGFVPFENLVGRAEFIFYSTDGSAELWEIWKWPAATRWVRLFNGIG, encoded by the coding sequence GTGAAGGCCAAGCGCTCGGGCCTTGGCGAGACGATCCACACGATCATCTACGCCGTGCTGATTGCGCTGGTGGTCCGCACCGTGGCGTTCGAGCCGTTCAACATCCCCAGCGGGTCGATGAAGCCGACGCTGCTGGTCGGCGACTACCTGTTCGTCTCCAAGTACAGCTATGGCTACAGCCGCTATTCGCTGCCGTTCTCGCCGGACCTGTTCGATGGCCGCATCCTCGAATCGACGCCGGAGCAGGGCGACGTCGTCGTGTTCAAGCTGCCGAGCGACACCTCGCAGGACTACATCAAGCGCGTGATCGGCCTGCCCGGCGACCGCATCCAGATGATCGGCGGAATCCTCCACATCAACGGCGTGCCGGTGCAGCGCGAGGAGGTCGGCCCGGTCGCCGCGGAGGACGGCAACGGCGTCGACCGCTCCGTCACCGAATACATCGAGACCCTGCCCAACGGCGTGCAGCACCCGATCTACGAGGAAGGCGACAACCGCCCGCTGGACACCACGCGCGAGTTCGTCGTGCCCGAGGGGCACTTCTTCGCGATGGGCGACAACCGCGACAACTCGCTCGACAGCCGTGCCAATGTCGGCTTCGTGCCGTTCGAGAACCTGGTCGGGCGGGCGGAGTTCATCTTCTACTCGACCGACGGGTCGGCCGAGCTGTGGGAGATCTGGAAGTGGCCAGCCGCAACACGCTGGGTCCGGCTGTTCAACGGAATCGGGTGA
- the era gene encoding GTPase Era yields MTATGGPCAAKAPAPDGLSALYPALGHEFDNAQLLADALTHVSLRASGEASPYQRLEFLGDRVLGVVVADMLYHRFPDEAEGALAKRHAALVRREALADVAALIDLGAHIRVAGPDANQDLLANPGVLADCCEAVIGALYLDGGLDAAGVFVSRYWEPLLEADPAPPRDPKTALQEWAQARGRPLPEYLEIERSGPTTRRPSWSRSGSRAARPARRRSVQARGHPHRCRAHARPGRAGARQAGRQRRRRGGRPRRMSDGAGATRCGFVALIGAPNAGKSTLINRLVGAKVSIVTPKVQTTRTQVRGVATLGDTQIVFIDTPGIFAPRRRLDRAMVAAAWTGAQDADVVALLVDCRRITDEDLAIVDRLVAADRSAILVLNKIDLVKPQDLLARAAALNARGRFDATFMISAETGDGVADLAAHLAARMPEGPWHYPEDQLSDLSERLMAAEITREKLFLRLRQELPYALTVETDGWQEFDDGSVRIDQTIYVTRPGHKGIVLGKRGAEIQAVRLAAQAEIARELERKVHLFLFVKVRERWLDDPERFAAWGLDYNA; encoded by the coding sequence GTGACGGCCACCGGCGGGCCGTGCGCGGCCAAGGCGCCGGCCCCGGACGGGCTCTCTGCGCTCTACCCTGCCCTCGGCCATGAATTCGACAACGCGCAGCTGCTGGCCGACGCGCTGACCCATGTCAGCCTGCGCGCCAGCGGCGAGGCGTCCCCCTATCAGCGGCTGGAGTTCCTCGGCGACCGGGTGCTCGGCGTCGTGGTCGCCGACATGCTGTACCACCGCTTTCCGGACGAGGCCGAGGGCGCGCTGGCCAAGCGCCACGCCGCGCTGGTGCGCCGCGAGGCCCTGGCCGACGTCGCCGCGCTGATCGACCTCGGTGCCCATATCCGCGTGGCCGGCCCGGACGCCAACCAGGACCTGCTGGCCAACCCGGGCGTGCTCGCCGACTGCTGCGAGGCGGTGATCGGTGCGCTGTACCTCGACGGCGGCCTGGACGCGGCCGGCGTCTTCGTTTCCCGCTACTGGGAACCGCTGCTGGAGGCCGATCCGGCGCCGCCGCGCGACCCGAAGACCGCATTGCAGGAATGGGCGCAGGCCCGCGGCCGTCCGCTGCCGGAATATCTGGAGATCGAGCGCAGCGGCCCGACCACGCGCCGACCTTCGTGGTCGAGGTCCGGGTCGAGGGCTGCCCGCCCGGCGCGGCGAAGGTCCGTCCAAGCGCGTGGCCACCCGCATCGCTGCCGAGCGCATGCTCGGCCTGGCCGAGCAGGAGCGCGGCAAGCCGGACGCCAACGGCGACGACGCGGCGGCCGACCGCGACGCATGAGCGACGGTGCCGGCGCCACCCGCTGCGGCTTCGTCGCCCTGATCGGGGCGCCCAACGCCGGCAAGTCGACCCTGATCAACCGCCTGGTCGGCGCCAAGGTCTCCATCGTCACGCCGAAGGTGCAGACCACCCGCACCCAAGTGCGCGGCGTCGCCACCCTGGGCGACACCCAGATCGTGTTCATCGACACGCCGGGCATCTTCGCGCCGCGCCGGCGCCTGGACCGGGCGATGGTGGCGGCGGCCTGGACCGGCGCCCAGGACGCCGATGTGGTGGCACTGCTGGTCGACTGCCGGCGCATCACCGACGAGGACCTGGCGATCGTCGACCGGCTGGTCGCCGCCGACCGGTCCGCCATCCTGGTGCTCAACAAGATCGACCTGGTCAAGCCGCAGGACCTGCTGGCCCGCGCCGCCGCCTTGAACGCGCGCGGCCGCTTCGACGCCACCTTCATGATCTCGGCCGAGACCGGCGACGGCGTTGCCGACCTCGCCGCGCACCTGGCCGCGCGGATGCCGGAAGGCCCGTGGCACTATCCGGAGGATCAGCTGTCCGACCTGTCGGAGCGGCTGATGGCCGCCGAGATCACGCGCGAGAAGCTGTTCCTGCGCCTGCGCCAGGAACTGCCCTATGCGCTGACCGTGGAGACCGACGGCTGGCAGGAGTTCGACGACGGCAGCGTGCGCATCGACCAGACCATCTACGTCACCCGGCCGGGCCACAAGGGCATCGTGCTCGGCAAGCGCGGCGCGGAAATCCAGGCCGTCAGGCTGGCCGCGCAGGCCGAGATCGCGCGCGAGCTCGAGCGCAAGGTCCACCTGTTCCTGTTCGTCAAGGTCCGCGAGCGCTGGCTCGACGACCCGGAGCGTTTCGCCGCCTGGGGCCTGGACTACAACGCCTGA
- a CDS encoding ABC transporter substrate-binding protein, translating to MQAANGWRSAMRGAGFALTAGLAMAGNAASADERPNPADFADWTAVEAAARGSTVYFNAWGGDAKINDYIAWVGAEVAARYGVTLVHVKLSDTAEAVARVRAEQSVGRDAGGSVDLVWINGENYAAMRLGGLLFGPFVPMLPHAALVDIADKPTTQVDFSLPVDGMESPWGMARFVFIADSATVPEPPRTPRDLLAWAAANPGRFTYPAPPDFVGTAFVKQLLLSMTTERSLFAAPPVDDAAFAAATERLWACLDELHPNLWRGGAAFPASYPAARQLMNDGETDIAMAFNPGEASAAIAQGLLPESARSYEFDGGSIGNTHFVAIPYNVSSPAGAMVVADFLLSPAARAARRPSVWGDPRARPRPPVARRPRPVRRPAAGRRRHPAGRDGPGAGGTAPGLDHRARGGVAAALRPLTAGLPPAGRSPCRAAPLLSRWRWCWRRSRPASPPWPSPPSPDPTAASGCRRRALLDAPGLVHRVAGVRGRTGRDRAVAAAGDGGLCRLPRPAVVPGPAPPARPDPGGAARRRRSRPRLPAGAERPADAPGLALGHRPRPPARPDPGPGSARPGADRRSGGQGSALPVPDDVGRTWPGRRRPPGGGGAQPGHPPATAWLATVWPAVYRQLRLPVFAVLAFRCRSSTWRWCWGRPRRPPWVCWCCAGPRTQRLACGRRPPPAPACCWR from the coding sequence ATGCAGGCAGCAAACGGTTGGCGCAGCGCGATGCGCGGGGCCGGTTTCGCCCTGACCGCGGGCCTGGCGATGGCCGGCAACGCGGCATCGGCGGACGAGCGGCCGAACCCGGCCGACTTTGCCGACTGGACCGCGGTCGAGGCTGCGGCGCGCGGCAGCACCGTCTATTTCAACGCCTGGGGCGGCGACGCCAAGATCAACGACTACATCGCCTGGGTCGGCGCGGAAGTGGCGGCGCGCTACGGCGTGACTCTGGTGCATGTGAAGCTGAGCGATACCGCCGAGGCGGTCGCGCGCGTGCGCGCCGAGCAGAGCGTCGGCCGCGATGCGGGCGGCAGCGTCGATCTGGTCTGGATCAACGGCGAGAACTACGCCGCCATGCGGCTTGGCGGTCTGCTGTTCGGCCCGTTCGTCCCCATGCTGCCCCACGCGGCGCTGGTCGACATCGCCGACAAGCCGACCACCCAGGTCGACTTCAGCCTGCCGGTGGACGGCATGGAGTCGCCCTGGGGCATGGCCCGGTTCGTGTTCATCGCCGACAGCGCGACGGTGCCGGAGCCGCCGCGCACGCCGCGCGACCTGCTGGCCTGGGCCGCGGCCAATCCCGGCCGGTTCACCTATCCGGCGCCGCCGGATTTCGTCGGCACCGCCTTCGTCAAGCAGCTGCTTCTGTCGATGACCACCGAGCGCAGCCTGTTCGCGGCCCCGCCGGTCGATGACGCGGCCTTTGCCGCGGCGACCGAGCGGCTGTGGGCCTGCCTGGACGAGCTGCACCCGAATCTGTGGCGCGGCGGCGCGGCGTTCCCGGCGAGCTATCCCGCCGCGCGCCAGCTGATGAACGACGGCGAGACCGACATCGCAATGGCGTTCAATCCCGGCGAGGCGTCGGCGGCGATCGCCCAGGGCCTGCTGCCCGAAAGTGCGCGCAGCTACGAGTTCGACGGCGGCAGCATCGGCAACACCCATTTCGTCGCGATCCCCTACAACGTCAGCAGCCCGGCCGGCGCGATGGTGGTGGCGGACTTCCTGCTGTCGCCCGCGGCGCGAGCGGCCAGGCGACCCTCGGTCTGGGGCGACCCACGTGCTCGACCTCGACCGCCTGTCGCCCGCCGACCGCGCCCTGTTCGACGCCCTGCCGCTGGGCGTCGCCGACATCCCGCCGGCCGCGATGGGCCCGGTGCTGGTGGAACCGCACCCGGACTGGACCACCGCGCTCGAGGCGGAGTGGCAGCGGCGCTACGCCCGCTGACGGCCGGCCTGCCGCCGGCCGGACGCTCGCCATGCCGAGCGGCGCCGCTGCTCTCACGCTGGCGCTGGTGCTGGCGCCGGTCGCGGCCGGCCTCGCCGCCATGGCCATCCCCGCCTTCACCGGACCCGACGGCGGCTTCGGGCTGCAGGCGGCGGGCGCTGCTGGACGCGCCGGGCCTGGTCCACCGCGTCGCTGGCGTTCGCGGTCGGACTGGTCGCGACCGCGCTGTCGCTGCTGCTGGTGATGGCGGCCTGTGCCGCCTTCCACGACCGGCCGTCGTTCCGGGCCCTGCGCCGCCTGCTCGGCCCGATCCTGGCGGTGCCGCACGCCGCCGTCGCAGTCGGCCTCGCCTTCCTGCTGGCGCCGAGCGGCCTGCTGATGCGCCTGGCCTCGCCCTGGGCCACCGGCCTCGACCGCCCGCCCGACCTGACCCTGGTCCAGGATCCGCTCGGCCTGGCGCTGATCGTCGGTCTGGTGGTCAAGGAAGTGCCCTACCTGTTCCTGATGACGTTGGCCGCACTTGGCCAGGTCGACGCCGCCCGCCGGGTGGCGGTGGCGCGCAGCCTGGGCACCCGCCGGCCACGGCCTGGCTGGCGACGGTCTGGCCCGCGGTCTATCGCCAACTGCGGCTGCCGGTCTTCGCCGTGCTCGCCTTTCGCTGTCGGTCGTCGACATGGCGCTGGTGCTGGGGCCGACCACGCCGCCCACCCTGGGTGTGCTGGTGCTGCGCTGGGCCCAGGACGCAGAGGCTGGCATGCGGGCGCAGGCCGCCGCCGGCGCCTGCCTGCTGCTGGCGCTGA
- a CDS encoding ABC transporter permease subunit has protein sequence MRAQAAAGACLLLALTLAAMAVWLGLERACAAAARAWRGRGRRADPPGLRPAAGTAMVTLVLLAMLASAGMLLWSVAGQWRFPDSLPAQWSIARWAEAGNGVARPFLATLAIGAGAVAVALVAVLACLENEDRAHGAAPRRALWLLYAPLLVPQVCFLFGVQQLLVRLQLDGHWLAVLWSHLLFVLPYVYLSMAEPARALDPRYRRAAVGLGASPWRQFARVRLPLLLRATLVAAAVGFSVSVAQYLPTVFAGAGRIVTLTTEAVTLSAGGDRRLIGIHAVLQSALPFAGFALAAAVPALLFRNRLGMRAGW, from the coding sequence ATGCGGGCGCAGGCCGCCGCCGGCGCCTGCCTGCTGCTGGCGCTGACCCTGGCGGCGATGGCCGTCTGGCTTGGCCTGGAGCGGGCGTGCGCCGCCGCCGCACGGGCGTGGCGAGGCCGCGGCCGCCGCGCCGATCCGCCGGGCCTGCGGCCGGCGGCGGGAACCGCGATGGTGACGCTGGTGCTGCTGGCCATGCTGGCCAGCGCGGGCATGCTGCTGTGGTCGGTCGCCGGCCAGTGGCGCTTCCCGGACAGCCTGCCGGCGCAGTGGTCGATCGCGCGCTGGGCCGAGGCCGGCAACGGCGTCGCGCGGCCGTTCCTGGCGACGCTCGCGATCGGAGCCGGCGCAGTCGCGGTCGCCCTTGTCGCGGTGCTGGCCTGCCTGGAGAACGAAGACCGGGCCCATGGCGCCGCACCCCGGCGCGCGCTGTGGCTGCTCTACGCCCCGCTGCTGGTGCCGCAGGTCTGCTTCCTGTTCGGGGTGCAGCAGTTGCTGGTCCGGCTGCAGCTCGACGGCCACTGGCTGGCGGTGCTGTGGAGCCACCTGCTGTTCGTCCTGCCCTATGTCTATCTGTCGATGGCGGAGCCGGCCCGCGCCCTCGACCCGCGCTATCGCCGCGCCGCCGTCGGCCTCGGCGCCTCGCCCTGGCGCCAGTTCGCGCGGGTCCGCCTGCCGTTGCTGTTGCGCGCAACGCTGGTCGCTGCCGCCGTCGGCTTCTCGGTCAGCGTCGCCCAGTACCTGCCGACGGTGTTCGCCGGCGCGGGCCGCATCGTCACGCTGACCACCGAGGCTGTGACCCTGTCGGCGGGCGGCGACCGCCGCCTGATCGGCATCCATGCCGTGCTGCAGTCCGCCCTGCCCTTTGCCGGCTTCGCGCTGGCGGCGGCGGTGCCGGCGCTGCTGTTCCGCAACCGCCTGGGCATGCGGGCAGGCTGGTGA
- a CDS encoding ATP-binding cassette domain-containing protein: MTAAALHLAGVTVATAAGPLFAPLDLAVAAGEVVSVMGPSGSGKSSLIAWVSGALPPGLHGRGRIGLGGDDVTGLPPERRRIGILFQDDLLFPHMSVGENLAFGLSGGLDRATRRSRVDAALAEAGLAGFAGRDPATLSGGQRARVALMRTLLAEPRAVLLDEPFARLDIDLRQRFRAFVVDHISARAIPALLATHDRDDAAAAGGPVVNLRPVTAAAG, encoded by the coding sequence GTGACGGCCGCGGCCTTGCACCTGGCCGGCGTGACGGTCGCGACCGCGGCCGGCCCGCTGTTCGCGCCGCTCGATCTTGCCGTCGCGGCGGGCGAGGTCGTCAGCGTGATGGGGCCGAGCGGCAGCGGCAAGTCCAGCCTGATCGCCTGGGTCAGCGGCGCGCTGCCGCCGGGGCTGCACGGCCGCGGGCGCATCGGGCTCGGCGGCGACGACGTTACCGGCCTTCCGCCCGAGCGCCGCCGGATCGGCATCCTGTTCCAGGACGACCTGCTGTTCCCGCACATGTCGGTGGGCGAGAACCTCGCCTTCGGCCTGTCCGGCGGGCTTGACCGGGCCACCCGCCGCAGCCGCGTGGACGCCGCGCTGGCCGAGGCCGGCCTGGCCGGCTTCGCGGGGCGCGATCCGGCCACCCTGTCCGGCGGCCAGCGCGCCCGCGTGGCGCTGATGCGCACCCTGCTGGCCGAGCCGCGGGCCGTGCTGCTCGACGAGCCGTTCGCGCGCCTCGACATCGACCTGCGCCAGCGCTTTCGCGCCTTTGTCGTCGATCACATCAGCGCCCGGGCGATTCCCGCGCTGCTCGCCACCCACGACCGCGACGACGCCGCTGCGGCGGGCGGGCCGGTGGTGAACCTGCGGCCGGTCACGGCGGCCGCGGGCTGA
- the recO gene encoding DNA repair protein RecO — protein MEWHDEAIVIAARPHGESSLLVSLFSQVHGRHAGLARGGAGPRRRGDFQPGNQLAAHWRARLADHLGSFTCELTGARAARCLADADALAALASACALCEVGLPERLPMPSLYQRLAGLLDRIAAGTPDWRAAYVAWEVDYLAELGFGLDLSECAVTGETDGLVFVSPRTGRAVSGAGAGRFADRLLPLPAFLHTPGAAADAEAIADGLRLTGHFLDAHIFQPPERRMPEARARLVDRLSRRPAPRRAS, from the coding sequence ATGGAATGGCATGACGAGGCAATCGTGATCGCGGCGCGGCCGCACGGCGAATCCTCGCTGCTGGTCAGCCTGTTCAGCCAGGTGCACGGCCGGCATGCCGGCCTCGCCCGCGGCGGCGCCGGCCCGCGGCGGCGCGGCGATTTCCAGCCCGGCAACCAGCTGGCCGCTCACTGGCGCGCACGGCTGGCAGACCATCTCGGCAGCTTCACCTGCGAGCTGACCGGCGCGCGCGCCGCTCGCTGCCTGGCCGATGCCGATGCGCTGGCCGCGCTGGCCAGCGCCTGCGCCCTGTGCGAGGTGGGCCTGCCCGAGCGGCTGCCGATGCCGTCGCTGTACCAGCGCCTGGCCGGGCTGTTGGACCGCATCGCCGCCGGCACGCCGGACTGGCGGGCCGCCTATGTGGCATGGGAGGTCGACTATCTCGCCGAGCTCGGCTTCGGGCTCGACCTGTCCGAATGCGCCGTCACCGGCGAGACGGATGGCCTGGTCTTCGTGTCGCCACGGACCGGACGGGCGGTCAGCGGCGCCGGCGCCGGCCGCTTCGCCGACCGGCTGCTGCCCCTGCCCGCCTTCCTGCACACGCCCGGGGCCGCGGCCGATGCCGAGGCGATCGCCGACGGCCTGCGGCTGACCGGGCACTTCCTCGACGCCCACATCTTCCAGCCGCCGGAGCGGCGGATGCCGGAGGCGCGCGCACGGCTGGTCGACCGGCTGAGCCGCCGGCCGGCGCCGCGGCGGGCATCGTGA
- a CDS encoding FAD-dependent oxidoreductase gives MSDATVTIVGAGVVGMACAVQLQRDGHRVQVVDRGPPGEGCSRGNAGIIAVDHVLPVATPGILRRVPRMLLDPTGPLAIRWGYLPTLTPWLLRFLANAAPARVDRLGAAIAALTAPALDAWRDLLDAIEAPELIERRGWLAAYRSESGFRADAGERQRQRALGVAVDELAAEELRQQEPALAPGLARGVLYPESAQALEPLLVVQRLAEAFRRNGGTLVRADVGAIDVGESGPRSLATDSGPIPVERLLLCGGAWSKPLAAALGHRVPLDTERGYHVHLPDPGIALRRPLLDGDRKFFLTPMATGLRLAGTVELGGLKAPPDWRRAEMLLRHARDLLPGLGEAGAARWMGFRPTFPDSLPAIGPSPRLPNTWFAFGHQHLGLTLAAITGRMVAAMIGGRPSPVDAKPYRIDRF, from the coding sequence GTGAGCGACGCCACCGTCACCATCGTCGGCGCCGGCGTGGTCGGCATGGCCTGTGCCGTGCAGCTGCAGCGCGACGGCCATCGCGTGCAGGTGGTCGACCGCGGCCCGCCCGGCGAAGGCTGCTCGCGCGGCAACGCCGGCATCATCGCCGTCGACCATGTGCTGCCGGTGGCCACCCCGGGCATCCTGCGCCGAGTGCCGCGCATGCTGCTCGACCCGACCGGGCCGCTGGCGATCCGCTGGGGCTACCTGCCGACGCTGACGCCCTGGCTGCTCCGCTTCCTGGCCAACGCCGCGCCGGCCCGCGTCGACCGGCTCGGCGCCGCCATCGCGGCCTTGACCGCGCCGGCGCTCGACGCCTGGCGCGACCTGCTCGACGCCATCGAGGCGCCGGAACTGATCGAGCGCCGCGGCTGGCTCGCCGCCTATCGCAGCGAGTCCGGCTTCCGCGCCGATGCCGGCGAGCGCCAGCGCCAACGGGCGCTGGGCGTCGCGGTCGATGAGCTCGCGGCGGAGGAGCTGCGTCAGCAGGAGCCGGCGCTGGCACCCGGCCTCGCCCGCGGAGTGCTCTATCCGGAGTCGGCCCAGGCGCTGGAGCCGCTGCTGGTCGTCCAGCGGCTGGCCGAGGCCTTCCGGCGCAACGGCGGAACGCTGGTCCGCGCAGACGTCGGCGCGATCGATGTCGGCGAGTCCGGGCCGCGCAGCCTCGCCACCGACAGCGGCCCGATCCCGGTCGAACGCCTGCTGCTGTGCGGCGGCGCCTGGTCGAAGCCGCTGGCCGCCGCGCTCGGCCACCGGGTGCCGCTCGACACCGAGCGCGGCTATCACGTCCACCTGCCCGATCCGGGCATTGCGCTGCGCCGACCCTTGCTCGACGGCGACCGCAAGTTCTTCCTGACCCCGATGGCGACAGGGCTCAGGCTGGCCGGCACGGTGGAGCTGGGCGGGCTGAAAGCGCCGCCCGACTGGCGCCGGGCCGAGATGTTGCTGCGCCACGCCCGCGACCTGCTGCCCGGCCTCGGCGAGGCGGGGGCGGCGCGCTGGATGGGGTTCCGGCCGACATTTCCGGATTCGCTGCCGGCGATCGGCCCGTCGCCACGGCTGCCGAACACGTGGTTCGCCTTCGGCCACCAGCATCTCGGCCTGACCCTGGCGGCGATCACCGGCCGGATGGTCGCCGCCATGATCGGCGGCCGGCCGTCGCCGGTGGACGCGAAGCCTTACCGCATCGACCGGTTTTGA
- the parC gene encoding DNA topoisomerase IV subunit A, whose product MTPDDRPAEIRDVALSEALGERYLSYALSTITARSLPDVRDGLKPVHRRILYGMRELKLDPNSGFKKCARIVGDVMGKYHPHGDAAIYDAMVRLAQEFSQRYPLVDGQGNFGNVDGDNAAAMRYTEARLTAIAEAMLDGIDEDAVDFRETYDGDDREPVVLPAAFPNLLANGAAGIAVGMATSIPPHNAGELCGALLHLIERPEATVADLLQHIKGPDLPTGGLLAEDPEAILAAYETGRGNFRIRARWEVERQKGGTWQIVVTEIPYQVQKSKLVERIADLIVNRKVAMLGDVRDESAEDIRLVLEPRSRNVEPEMLMEALFRQTELEARIGLNMNVLDKHRTPRVMSLKEVLVAFLEHRDEVLVRRSQHRLDRIAHRLEVLGGYMVAYLNLDEVIRIIREEDEPKPALIAAFDLSDVQAEAILNMRLRSLRRLEEMEIRKEVKGLEREQKELKTLVRDPALRAARIAAQIGEIRKKFGADDAIGRRRTTPVAAPIAADVPIEAMVEREPITVLLSKKGWIRAAKGHLPADSEQRYKDGDGEFLRVPAETTDKLLLFATNGRFYTLSADKLPGGRGFGEPVRLMIDLANDHDIVTMMVHRPRRRLLVAASDGRGFLVPESDVVAQTRTGRQVLNVAGDTEASICVVADGDHVATLGENRKLLVFPLDEVPELARGRGVMLQKYKDGGLADLKVFALAEGLSWRLGDRERRETDLAPWLGKRAQAGRLPPNGFPRSNRFG is encoded by the coding sequence TTGACCCCCGACGACCGCCCCGCCGAGATCCGCGACGTCGCCCTGTCCGAGGCGCTGGGCGAACGCTACCTGTCCTACGCGCTCAGCACCATCACCGCCCGCTCGCTGCCGGACGTGCGCGACGGCCTGAAGCCGGTGCACCGGCGCATCCTGTACGGGATGCGCGAGCTGAAGCTGGACCCGAACTCCGGCTTCAAGAAATGCGCCCGCATCGTCGGCGACGTGATGGGCAAGTACCACCCGCACGGCGACGCCGCGATCTACGACGCCATGGTGCGGCTGGCGCAGGAATTCTCGCAGCGCTACCCCCTGGTCGACGGCCAGGGCAACTTCGGCAACGTCGACGGCGATAACGCCGCGGCGATGCGCTACACCGAGGCGCGGCTGACCGCGATCGCCGAGGCGATGCTGGACGGGATCGACGAGGACGCCGTCGATTTCCGCGAGACCTACGACGGCGACGACAGGGAGCCGGTGGTCCTGCCGGCGGCGTTCCCCAACCTGCTGGCCAATGGCGCGGCCGGCATCGCGGTCGGCATGGCCACCTCGATCCCGCCGCACAACGCGGGCGAGCTATGCGGCGCGCTCTTGCACCTGATCGAACGGCCGGAGGCAACGGTCGCCGACCTGCTGCAGCACATCAAGGGACCGGACCTGCCCACCGGCGGGCTCCTGGCCGAGGACCCGGAGGCGATCCTCGCCGCCTACGAGACCGGCCGCGGCAACTTCCGCATCCGTGCTCGCTGGGAGGTGGAACGGCAGAAGGGCGGCACCTGGCAGATCGTCGTCACCGAGATCCCCTACCAGGTGCAGAAGTCGAAGCTGGTCGAGCGCATCGCCGACCTGATCGTCAACCGCAAGGTGGCGATGCTGGGCGACGTGCGCGACGAGTCCGCCGAGGACATCCGGCTGGTGCTGGAGCCGCGCAGCCGCAACGTCGAGCCCGAGATGCTGATGGAGGCACTGTTCCGCCAGACCGAACTGGAGGCGCGGATCGGCCTCAACATGAACGTGCTCGACAAGCATCGCACGCCGCGGGTGATGTCGCTGAAGGAGGTGCTGGTCGCCTTCCTGGAGCACCGCGACGAGGTGCTGGTCCGGCGCAGCCAGCACCGGCTCGACCGGATCGCCCACCGGCTGGAGGTGCTCGGCGGCTACATGGTCGCCTATCTCAACCTCGACGAGGTGATCCGCATCATCCGCGAGGAGGACGAGCCGAAGCCGGCACTGATCGCGGCCTTCGATCTCAGCGACGTGCAGGCCGAGGCGATCCTCAACATGCGGCTGCGCAGCCTGCGCCGACTGGAAGAGATGGAAATCCGCAAGGAGGTCAAGGGGCTGGAGCGCGAGCAGAAGGAGCTGAAGACCCTGGTCCGCGACCCGGCCCTGCGCGCGGCCCGGATCGCGGCGCAGATCGGCGAGATCCGCAAGAAGTTCGGCGCCGACGACGCCATCGGGCGCCGCCGCACCACACCGGTCGCCGCGCCGATCGCCGCCGACGTGCCGATCGAGGCGATGGTCGAGCGCGAGCCGATCACCGTGCTGCTGTCGAAGAAGGGCTGGATCCGCGCCGCCAAGGGCCACCTGCCGGCCGATTCCGAACAGCGCTACAAGGATGGCGACGGCGAGTTCCTGCGCGTGCCGGCCGAGACCACCGACAAGCTGCTGCTGTTCGCCACCAACGGCCGGTTCTACACCCTGTCGGCCGACAAGCTGCCGGGCGGGCGCGGCTTCGGCGAGCCGGTGCGGCTGATGATCGACCTGGCCAACGACCACGACATCGTCACCATGATGGTGCACCGGCCGCGCCGCCGGCTGCTGGTCGCGGCCAGCGACGGCCGCGGCTTCCTGGTGCCGGAGAGCGACGTCGTCGCCCAGACCCGCACCGGGCGGCAGGTGCTGAACGTGGCCGGCGACACCGAGGCGTCGATCTGCGTCGTCGCCGACGGCGACCATGTCGCCACCCTGGGCGAGAATCGCAAGCTGCTGGTGTTCCCGCTGGACGAGGTGCCGGAACTGGCACGCGGCCGCGGCGTCATGCTGCAGAAGTACAAGGACGGCGGCCTGGCCGACCTCAAGGTGTTCGCGCTGGCCGAAGGCCTGAGCTGGCGGCTGGGCGACCGCGAGCGGCGCGAGACCGACCTGGCGCCCTGGCTCGGCAAGCGCGCCCAGGCCGGCCGGCTGCCGCCGAACGGCTTCCCGCGCAGCAACCGGTTCGGCTGA